In Solanum stenotomum isolate F172 chromosome 6, ASM1918654v1, whole genome shotgun sequence, one DNA window encodes the following:
- the LOC125869207 gene encoding probable xyloglucan endotransglucosylase/hydrolase protein 23 has product MKTTFLFFLILSFLFLVVALAGNFNQDFDITWGDGRAKILENGQLMTLSLDKASGSGFRSKNQYLFGKIDLKIKFVPGNSAGTVTTYYLSSIGSSHDEIDFEFLGNLSGDPYILHTNVFTQGKGDREQQFYLWFDPTKDFHTYSILWNPQSIIFSVDGTPIRQFKNMESSGIPYPKSQPMWIYSSLWNADDWATRGGLVKTDWTKAPFIASYTNFNAQACVWSSTSTSSSCNSTTQNSWLSENLDITGQSRIKWVQNNYMIYNYCNDIKRFPQGFPRECSLN; this is encoded by the exons ATGAAGActactttcttatttttcttgattctgAGTTTCTTGTTCTTGGTGGTGGCTTTGGCTGGAAATTTCAACCAAGATTTTGATATTACATGGGGTGATGGCCGCGCTAAAATACTCGAAAATGGACAACTTATGACCCTTTCCCTCGATAAAGCCTCTGGCTCTGGTTTTCGATCCAAAAATCAGTATTTGTTTGGAAAGATCgatttgaaaatcaaatttgtGCCTGGTAACTCTGCTGGTACTGTTACAACATATTAt CTATCTTCAATAGGATCAAGTCATGATGAGATTGACTTTGAGTTTCTTGGGAATTTGAGTGGTGACCCATATATTCTTCATACAAATGTATTCACACAAGGAAAGGGAGATAGAGAGCAACAATTTTATCTTTGGTTTGATCCCACTAAGGACTTTCATACATATTCTATTCTTTGGAATCCTCAAAGCATCAT attttcaGTAGATGGGACACCAATTAGGCAATTCAAGAACATGGAATCAAGTGGTATCCCCTATCCAAAGTCACAACCAATGTGGATATACTCAAGTTTATGGAATGCAGATGATTGGGCTACAAGAGGTGGACTTGTCAAAACTGATTGGACTAAAGCCCCCTTTATTGCTTCATATACAAATTTCAATGCACAAGCTTGTGTATGGTCTTCaacttcaacttcttcttcttgcaatTCCACTACACAAAATTCTTGGCTAAGTGAAAACTTGGACATAACAGGCCAATCAAGGATTAAATGGGTGCaaaataattacatgatttatAATTATTGTAATGATATTAAACGTTTTCCTCAAGGATTTCCTCGTGAGTGTTCTCTCAATTAG